In Rhopalosiphum padi isolate XX-2018 chromosome 3, ASM2088224v1, whole genome shotgun sequence, the genomic stretch taagtagaaaataaattatataccaggTATATACCTGtttcttataaaatgtaaaataatttatacaatctcatgataactattttattaaatttagacgAATGGAACCATTGGGGAAATGTTACTAATACATTTTGGACTATGCGTAGAGATACTGATATGTTTGATTATGCTGACTTGTCGTGTATTCAACAAATACCACAGGATAATCGTCATGTTTTATCTGATCCAGATTTTGATGGACATACAAGTTGTTTTGTTATAGATTTTCAGTATTTACgatcaataaaacaaaaaattatttttaaagattatggTTTAAATGAAATCGTGATGAAAACTCTTCGACCTAAAATTTCATGTAGTGCCTGGTATTGATatttacatttgaaatattttctttgttccacataaaaaaaataatgtttttcaggTATTATAGAGAATCAGAATATAGTCGAAATATCATTTATACGTTACGCGCCACTGTTTACAGTAGAACAAATGAAATCATAGGTGTATGTGATAATATCGAAACTGGTCTACAAACAGAATTTGGATGGAATAAAGTTTGTATAACACCTAttctaaactaatattttaaaagagtctaacaaatctattattaaatattattttttaggtttcAAATTCGTTAGACACTCAAGGCGATGAAACTTTCTTGATTCTACATCATTACATAACGAACATAAGGCTTTCAACTttgttgtacaattttaaaatgtcctgCTCCGTAGTTAAAATTTCgctaccaataaaatataaaaatgttaattgttacATGCATATCTAAAAgtgtatatctaaatatattttaatgttttacattttaagttacttataaagtacatataactaaaatattgttgatttgttattatttttaaacattacattgtatatatattattttaaatattgtttattacttatttgtcacctttagtcatttttttacaaaatatctagtattattaaatttatttttataatttgtgcgCAATagcattatgataataaattgttgtatgaTGTATGCAACATGTtattcgtaaatattatttcaacctACCGTTTTACAAATAGAGAAATAAATAAGGTTCTAATATGATACCTTTAGAGATATAGACAGTTAGTTTccgaaatattatttgtatctaaCGATTTTGACTAGGTGAACCTCTATGTATCAGAAaaatttctcaattttttttatttacacataacatattttaaattttgtagatttttatttttgtattgaaactttttcaaattcacaaaatattataaaacattgacattacaataaacatataggttctagctattttataataaaggaaTACATTAAAGGTATAGTATAGTTATACTAGCTGatgtatattatcaaaatcttaatatttatttttattttgaatatggaTTTATGCAAAGACTATTAGTTTTTAACTATTACATATTCATAAGATGTATATAAGATCAAACAATATATTGTGATTGTTTATCTTGTTGatgaaaataaaagaataaaaaggtaaaactgtatataatttaatgtatagacCTGCAAGTAAATTTTGTAGTTTACGGTATATCTATTTAACCTAATGACGTCAgagtaagtaaaataattaataacatatttattctatgtacctatagttattaattactcATCAAttctgaaacaaaataaaatgattttaataaaataaaataaaatatcaaagtaaACCAAAAGTGAATTAtgcaaacattttaaacaactttTTGGACCCAACTAGTCACAGAATTATACTGATTAGGTAGATAAATTTAACACTATCTATTGCCTAAACTACCTAATTTACTATTCAAACTGTTTttacattgtaaattattttatattatacatttatttttacagaataatttatatttatctaaattaattagtaaaatcaTTGACTTgtgttgttataaatttatcttataatattaatattaataggaaCTAAGAAGGTATAATTCTTATTCAAATAAAGTATATCcaagattaattatattaacatatagatataatatttataaaatatttatatataatttaatataataacatgaaattgttacctagtcaaaatatttcaattcatATACATACTACTTAttgataatcaaaaaataattaaattacatatagaTTAAATCCATTAGACTTATAGTAGAatctatacaatgtatatatataaagagtTGTGATTTATGTTTTGCACTAATATCATATAACGTTTGAACGtgcattatatgtatagtatgttatgtaaaaaaattaatattacagaacggtattatatttaaattaataatatattatttatacttatgacTTATCACATAAAACAATGaaatgtaggtatgtatagtATACCAAGATTAtgttatatcaattttataaatcataaggaTTGTctcaatatttataagtaattttaataattatttaggcattataataaatattatatgtatacatttgtacgttatgtataatactataatatcataatatagtacatactatatttatataggtacaaatgaggattataatataacataataaagtgatttttttttaatgactaattgtatatttatttaaaattaaaaagtttatttttcccatataaaatttgtaaaatttttcatttaaatgtttcataggtacctactacacgATTATTATACCGCTCGTACCTATTAGAAGTGTACGAATATGTGGACTtgatataatttcttaaattaaaaaattgtacaatatactgcacaatatgaacataataataacatttatttataacattgattatggaaatatggagtcgTATAGTCTATTCTATGTACTCGAATAATCggttttattagttattgtttaatttagacATGTTGCCTGGTATATCACCATATACACGTAGaaaattattgtcaattatacgtactttaatattttcatacactataattcatatttttatcattgaccGGCAACAGCGGTTGTTCACAAGATTTTTGCGTTTAACATTACAAAATTATGGagaggtaattattaattaaaatattttttttatagatggagaatttatttattattaaccccCGTTAGTCGCATCACTGTTTAAAAGACCaggcatttataatttttcaaattactcATTGTaagtaatctatattatttcgtatactttaatactttcaTTGTCCAAGAAGTCAAGCTATCATTTAAtgctatttaaaacaattatctatTGTTTGTTGAACTCACACGTATTTTTAAAGTCACAAACCTGTCAAAAAGACCGTGTGTGACAACtcggataataattaattttgttcaatattattttcgtcagtgatttgttttttagatataaaaaaaaaccatcataatCGTTTCTTGAGTTTCTTCTTATCGATAGTTAtagtttatcaattttatcgCTTTTCTGTTCatataatttcattgaaaaattcaatattttcgtcatttttattttataatcgacACGTGATACAGGACAAGTGTgtaaattaccaaatttaaacGAAAACAATTCGGAATAGTTTTAAAACTACCTATACAGAAATATaatctttcattaaaaaaaattcatatataatatgtattttttttaacattatataaccatagacatttaaataataataatttaaatagtaaaaaataaaaaataaataaattataatttgtgtatatctttaataaatgtattaattattaaaattttaatttattattaaatatttaaatgtaaagaaatattcattatatatattttttgtaaatttatttttatttttattaatatcagtaAAGATTACAAGGCCTCACTGAGTTTAAACTTGTGTGGAGGCCTAGGAGTTATCTTATGTTCAACACATTCACATTTAtctttttctaattaaatacctactcaaatacacaataaaaaatcaataacagaaatacaataatataaatttgaacagcaaatataaataaacaagtgATGTGTAAAAAAAGCAAACAATggtagtgtaaaataaaaatgtatatatatatacattaaacaaaattgctataaaaagttgtcaatagaatttttttttatattattcatttggcCTGCCCTAACAAAAGTGTCTAGTTTCGCCTATGGGCCTATGTTTGTGCTTTgtcaatgatttaaattattaatgttcaaGTATATGACCGTTTTGGTATGTTTTACTATTTCAAACTGTTTAGTGctacaagaataatattttatattacagaagaattgattttatttataaataaataaaatgtgaagGTAACTTATTTTGACAAgtcaatttaaattgtaataaagaaaacataatttaataataaattgaaagtaaaactatatttttttgtttaatatttaatcttgagataaatgtgtaatactataatccattatgataaaataacgtGCATAATATCCATACTTCAAATTACTACAAATTTATTAAGAACGTGattacttttacttttttattccaaaaatatttgttcactTTTCCTTTGTGGCTTTACTTAACTAAATTAGGATCATTATTGTGGTGaagtaaatttgtattatagcgAATCAAATTCAGATAccataaagattataatataactatataagcatAAGCTTTGAATCACttttctttaaacatttttttacataattataacaaaaaaaaataataataataataattactaggtattattttttcattatcttaatttaataaacccAGGGTCGGACATGattgttaaatgtaaaaataatttatttatccaaCTATATTGTAGACTGTAGTACTTGTTAAAAGAACACAAATCATTGTAGAAATATGTTCAACAACTGATTGAACCAATGAACAGTTCTAatagaatacaaataattacaaatactcaaaaaaaaaaaaaaaattttatagtaggtacattaaaatatttgaagtgtaaatcaatataattctaCTCACTCAACTGAATTGTTAATCATtatattcagtttttttatgtagtggtacctacctacaattGCCGATTCTAAGCATCTATCAATAACTGATTATGTAGTATTGTTACAtcttatatttttctatcttaaattttttttctgtttctatTGCTGAATACTATTGGCCTCTTCGTGCATATtcaatgtattgtttataacaTCTATAATCTGCGTTACTTATTTGTATAGAACAGATTGTAAACATAGGTATGAAGTCTAGGTTAAGACGAGCTAGATTTGTAAAAGGTGTAACTAACAAGTAACAAGAAAAGtgctattttactatattactttatgataaaaacattcactaataaaatcaaaaaaatcaaatataatacaaacaattttaacagAACGTCCGAACGCGTCGCGTGTGTAGTCGACCGAGCAACTAAACTAACATAGCACTAGTAACATCTACCCCGCGCGTCACCGTCTCGGATTAGCGTATGGCAATCTATCTATAGGACATACAACGGAATTACcacaagtattatttaataataaaataaaagttcttatttttaaactcaaaataacaaaatgaatATTCAAGTTTCTAacgtaggtactatattttatgtttgctaTACCTCAGTGCCTCAATACGAGGAACcttagaaacaaaataatatgtaatatataccgACTGCAGtaaatgttgttataataaacctaaaaattaatatttataatgttgagGTGTATCATGCTGCaggtttgaaaaaatatacgatttaaacgtattatattgagtttcaaaaaatgattgaaatactataatttacacCATATtgtccatattataatagaatattatcatataatatgggTAACTTAAAATAGATAAAGCTGCTTTtacggaatatttttttaaaactattatctgCATACTAGAAGTTTAAagcaatcatttttaatttgcatatttttcatcTTCAGCTCTTTTTTTCTTAGAagtgtatgttttttttgtgttgtGAAAAACATTAAATCGGTTGATAAGAAATACGACGAATACGATTATAGTAGTAAGCACCATATAGAATACCGCTGGGCGCTGGTATTGATGTCAATAATTCGTCTATTCGTATCATACCTTCAACCTTGTTTTTGTCTTgcgttaatacaattaatataaatagaacAATATTCTATACTaagtacagtttttttttaaaatttaattttaaatacctaaagaAAAAttccttatttaaaaaattataaatgtaatttttgatttttaattaaaaataaaatatttttaagagcaTATTTTAAGATGTTTgcatacttaaaacttttaaggtATAAAAGCATTAAAAGCTACGTATTTAAAGGTGTTATAGAGCATGAAATCCCTAGATATACACTTACAAGTATACTATACATCGAAACATTCAAAATTGCATTGTATTATgttggtatatataaaaaacagcTCGGGCACACAGTTAAATATGTTGTTCATTTGATACGACTCGACTTCAGTGTCATACTTTTGTTCTAATTACAcagatgtaattatattattacatatttataattatattacatgttcgggttgaattaaaaaataattaaaagtggaCAACCTACGtctgtaataatatatcctTTTTGACCTTTTTAAATACTGTTTCATACCCtttttaatttccaaaataCATCAAAATGTTTCAGTTCAATCTCAACATTACAGATAAAAAGacgtaatataggtatatgaaattagattatgcataaaataagagatattttattgaaaacttatgaatgttttttgaatataattagatattagGATTTTGGAATTTAATATCTTTTTGAGAATCatcaatcataaataaaaaaaactctaaaCCTTGGTTCAGCATCTTCGTTTTTTAATCTAGTATTCTAGTGATCGAAATTCAAACCCGCTTATGTGCTTTTTTTCGTAACTAAACATTAAAACACTCATGTAGTAGaactaaaagtttatattaGATTGATGACGACCGTAACTGattaataatagataggtaCGCAAAATCAAATATTGACGTTTTTGGTTATTACCCCGGAGAACTTTGTTAACAAGTTCTACCTTCTACGAGTTCTACgcataatatactgttattaaacattatgaaAGTATATTcttagaacataatattgttattgtatactCGTTTACTCGTTAAAACTTCTAAGTCCCACACTCCCACCTCCCACTCATGATTTCAAACTACACAAGTATACGATGTGAAAAGTAACAACCTAATTTAATCTAAGTAATCTAACCCTACCTATAATGCCAAATTCCTTCTGGCTTTTTTCATcattcttattaaatttaaatataaattttataaactttcaataaataatttaccttttGTATTAGTGGGCGGAtagtacaaaacaatttttatgtttaaatccAGAGTCCATTTGGACGCACACCTTCGTGTATAGTTTAACGTTCGAAGTTTCCATAACTTGGACGTATGTTTTCTATATACtcgaaaaaaaatcttatataacaatttattattttatgagtgaATACCAaatgtcataaactcataaacatttaaacttgaaatgataataaaaaattaatttggttttcCGGTAGCATTTTTTTCTCGTATTTACGAGTATATAGGTTGGAAAACTTTtaaagaaccttgtattaaattttcaaatcttaaagAAGATTTGaactaagataaaataaaataagattttacttatataataaaatacataaaatattaatattggtgaaaataacattttttttttatatctttgcGCGTGTGTCATATATTGAGTATAActacagctatataatattagaatattagattGGCGCTTGTGTTCTATTAATTTTggggtaaattatatattatttttgcaccTTTATTGGCgcttatgtcataatattatagccgtAAATTCCCTCGACTTATAGTCAATTTTAGGGTTGGATTTACAACATGTAAATTACACTGATACTTTTTTTGCCTGAAAAAAGGTAAGTTTCACTAATGGTAAAATCCACGTATAGATCGCGGTTTGTTCCTAGTTCACTGACACCTAGTTTTTCGACCAAAatactagtttttaatggtttttaaaaacagTCAAACTCGCCgacaatgatgataatattatagctacatGCTGCTTGGCATAGcgatttatacaactatatatatagtctCGATTAACTGTTAGTCTCGGGACCAGAGCTTTGACGGATAATCAAAAAGACGGTTAAGCGagcaacaacattttttttaaacatacatacatattatttattattttttttagtaattatgacatacttaaaatatttgcacacaaaaacactaaaaacgcGAACAGTCAAGCGAACGAACACACGTGTAATGTATAACTAACTgacttttcaaaaacataatgcCATCGCCCATCACTATCGCAATTAACTGTTTTTATCtcacccataatatatatatatatatatatatattcatattatgtacttatcgCGTATTCGCGTATCTAGTAGATATTGCCGGAAAGTTtcggattatatatattattaattattatttataacctaCTCATACACAAGGCGATAAGATTTTACCGCAACGCGTAAGTAGTTCATGAAAGTGTGACCTGACGGTTAATCGGGGGACGGGTAATCGAGGTTCTATTGTATACAGAATATAAATAActgaattttctataaattccGCCCGAAATGAACAGGTAAAAACAATATCCCAAATAGCATTAAGCCACGGACTCCCTAGCTAAAACTTAAATTCGATGGGGGACCCCTTATTTGTGAATACTTACTTTGACTACTACGTGTTTAATAAttccactaaaataaaataaaaatatcacttcAGTACTACATAACATAATCATGGACCCCCTAACATCAACACGCGGACCCCCAGGGCTCCGCTGACCACCAATGGGAACCACTGGTTTATGGTAAATTTCGCCCGGAAAAATATCCAAGtaaaaaacgtatatttaaatTCCACCCGAAAAAATATCCAGGTACAAAAATAGATTTGTAAATTCCGCCaggaacaataaatatataaatatatatatatatatatatatatatatatacatgcaaaatataattagaaaatataaaaataataaaatatctatagatgATTATGTGAAAAACGTGGCTTATTATTTTggggattttgaaaaaaataaataatatggagGTGATATTTTGattcatttttacaattttatataatatacatgacacatatatgtaaatatattgtgccaattattgattatgatttaattttactataatattataattatatttacttttataattattactatttttacgaTTAATCATGATTTATGTTGTAATTATTGACTTAAtatgtgaaatatatatttatataaatacctactattataaattataatgattaatgattaatctATGTTATGTCAGTAATAATAGGATTAATAAGACACATTcggaaatttgtttattaacagtaagtaataaatgtattctttataaacctATCGGCTATTATGCCTATACggttttgtttgaaaaatacaaataaaagcaactttaaacttttaaacttcATTAAGTAATAAGAACTTCTTACTCATAATTTGTAACTTATATGTAGgatgtgtttattaattaattatcaattttttttctggcAGAATTTACATGCACCCGAAAATTCCACTGACCACTgcggttaaaataaaaataatgatgttagTTTGTActtttgttgtaatattttactgcGTCAACTTCAGCGCAAGCAGTATAACAttcagatatatattatataatattatacaataatataatatataaaccttttttatttc encodes the following:
- the LOC132925317 gene encoding F-box only protein 44-like is translated as MEALKNHYQLFDLLPNEVIVNTFTFVDADTLFDCRLVCKRWKELLDEYAFQEKAARENEFMNDGRGYHSFSQINSNDIRKLDLPWYVFYAIIKYDPFNRNLVKNHCGQDEWNHWGNVTNTFWTMRRDTDMFDYADLSCIQQIPQDNRHVLSDPDFDGHTSCFVIDFQYLRSIKQKIIFKDYGLNEIVMKTLRPKISCSAWYYRESEYSRNIIYTLRATVYSRTNEIIGVCDNIETGLQTEFGWNKVSNSLDTQGDETFLILHHYITNIRLSTLLYNFKMSCSVVKISLPIKYKNVNCYMHI